The following coding sequences are from one Armatimonadota bacterium window:
- a CDS encoding DUF1501 domain-containing protein yields the protein MNSFDPEHPDSRLLGLTRREFFGNTAKGLGALALSSLLPAWAFADPKQGTLKYHHPPKAKRIIYLFQAGGPAQQDLFDYKPLLNKLHGQPLPDSVRHGQRLTGMSSNQSVIPLAGSPFKFAQHGQGGAWLSELMPNIAEVADDCCFVKSVFTEAINHDPAITFFQTGSEQAGRPSMGAWISYGLGSMNQDLPTFIVMASVGQGGQPLYARLWGSGFLDSRYQGVRLRAGKEPVLYLSNPDGICNSGRRAMLDRLSELNKAQFDRELDPEIESRIAQYEMAFRMQTSVPDVTDLSKEPDEVFDLYGPDARKPGTFAANCLLARRLAQKGVRFIQLYHQGWDHHGGLYAGMKDQCHETDQPTAALIKDLKRLGMLEDTLIVWGGEFGRTSYSQGSLELKSFGRDHHPRCFTVFMAGGGVNAGTTYGRTDDYGYNIADADGNPMNPTKMTFTEGAVHVHDLQATLLWLLGVDHKQLTFAYQGRDFRLTDVHGHVVQALMKA from the coding sequence ATGAATTCATTCGATCCCGAACACCCCGACAGTCGGCTTCTCGGCCTCACTCGCCGCGAATTCTTCGGCAACACCGCCAAGGGCCTCGGCGCGCTCGCCCTCTCGTCCCTCCTACCCGCCTGGGCATTCGCCGACCCCAAGCAAGGCACCCTCAAATACCACCACCCGCCCAAAGCCAAGCGCATCATCTACCTTTTCCAGGCCGGCGGACCCGCCCAGCAAGACCTTTTCGACTACAAGCCGCTCCTCAACAAACTCCACGGCCAGCCTCTCCCGGACAGCGTTCGCCACGGCCAGCGCCTCACCGGCATGAGCTCCAACCAAAGCGTCATCCCCCTCGCCGGATCGCCCTTCAAATTCGCTCAACACGGCCAAGGCGGAGCCTGGCTCAGCGAACTGATGCCCAACATCGCCGAAGTCGCCGACGACTGTTGTTTCGTCAAATCCGTCTTCACCGAAGCCATCAACCACGACCCCGCCATCACCTTCTTCCAGACCGGAAGTGAGCAAGCCGGTCGCCCTTCGATGGGCGCATGGATTTCCTACGGCCTCGGCTCCATGAATCAAGACCTGCCGACCTTCATCGTCATGGCCAGCGTCGGCCAAGGCGGCCAACCGCTCTACGCCCGCCTCTGGGGAAGCGGATTCCTCGACTCCCGCTACCAAGGCGTCCGCCTCCGCGCGGGCAAAGAACCCGTCCTCTACCTCTCCAACCCGGACGGCATCTGCAACTCCGGCCGCCGCGCCATGCTCGACCGCCTCAGCGAACTCAACAAAGCCCAATTCGACCGCGAACTCGACCCCGAGATCGAAAGCCGAATCGCCCAATACGAGATGGCCTTTCGCATGCAGACGAGCGTGCCCGACGTCACTGACCTGAGCAAAGAACCCGACGAAGTCTTCGATCTCTATGGACCCGATGCCCGCAAGCCCGGCACCTTCGCCGCCAACTGCCTCCTCGCCCGTCGCCTCGCCCAAAAGGGCGTCCGCTTCATCCAGCTTTACCACCAAGGCTGGGACCACCACGGCGGCCTCTACGCCGGCATGAAGGACCAGTGCCACGAAACCGACCAGCCCACGGCTGCCCTCATCAAGGACCTCAAGCGCCTCGGCATGCTGGAAGACACTCTCATCGTCTGGGGCGGCGAATTCGGTCGCACCAGCTACTCCCAAGGCTCTCTCGAACTCAAGTCCTTCGGCCGCGACCACCACCCCCGATGCTTCACCGTCTTCATGGCGGGCGGCGGCGTCAACGCCGGAACCACCTATGGCCGCACCGACGACTACGGCTACAATATCGCCGACGCCGACGGCAACCCGATGAACCCGACCAAGATGACCTTTACCGAGGGTGCTGTCCACGTCCACGACCTCCAAGCCACCCTCCTCTGGCTCCTCGGCGTCGATCACAAACAACTCACCTTCGCCTACCAGGGCCGCGATTTCCGCCTCACTGACGTCCACGGCCACGTCGTCCAAGCACTCATGAAGGCTTAG
- a CDS encoding DUF433 domain-containing protein: MDFGNSRPSNYNQHMTAQRTYRNLIWQDKDRMSGAVCFYGTRVPIAFMFDYVERGEKLEQFAEDYRIDLDVARQVVHLASIGIEGLLPPAA; the protein is encoded by the coding sequence ATGGATTTTGGGAATTCCCGGCCATCGAACTATAATCAACATATGACCGCTCAGCGAACCTACAGGAACCTCATTTGGCAGGATAAAGACCGGATGAGCGGCGCTGTGTGCTTCTACGGAACCCGAGTCCCAATCGCCTTCATGTTCGATTACGTGGAGCGCGGAGAAAAGCTTGAACAGTTTGCCGAGGACTATCGAATCGACCTTGACGTTGCTCGGCAAGTTGTTCACCTGGCGAGCATTGGCATCGAAGGCCTCTTACCGCCAGCGGCATAA
- a CDS encoding DUF1501 domain-containing protein: MHNDYHLQDRFNRRTFLKRTGGVGMAALLGMLSGDSFGASMIQAAQSTDKNPWAGKRFGGLPQFPQFKPKANRVIYLFQSGAPSQMELFDPKPGLAKRMGEELPDSIRNGQRLTGMTSGQKSFPVAPSVYGYQEHGESGMMLSEILPHLGGVSDEICLVRSMFTDAINHDPAVTFMQSGSQIAGRPSIGAWLSYGLGTMNNNLPTYVVLTSVGSGRKDDQPLYDRLWGSGFLPTQHQGVKFRNTGDPVLFLSDPHGIDPEMRREMLDELRGINEMKKTVVGDPEIDTRISQYELAFRMQTSVPDLLDISKEPSNILEMYGPEVRRKGSYAYNCLLARRLAERGVRFVQLFHMGWDQHFNLPKAIKLQAEDIDQPSAALLQDLKQRGMLDDTLVVWGGEFGRTVYSQGTLKPDDYGRDHHPRCFSVWMAGGGVKPGLTYGKTDDYSYNIVENPVSVHDLHATMLHLLGIDHEQLTYRYQGRDFRLTDVFGTVVDDLLK, encoded by the coding sequence ATGCACAACGACTACCATCTGCAGGACCGATTCAACCGGCGCACATTTTTGAAGCGAACCGGAGGGGTCGGAATGGCCGCCCTCCTCGGGATGCTCTCGGGCGATAGCTTTGGCGCGTCCATGATTCAGGCGGCTCAGAGCACGGACAAGAACCCTTGGGCGGGTAAGCGATTCGGCGGTCTGCCGCAGTTCCCGCAGTTCAAACCGAAGGCGAACCGCGTCATCTATCTGTTCCAGTCGGGCGCGCCAAGCCAGATGGAGCTTTTCGACCCTAAACCGGGCCTGGCTAAGCGCATGGGCGAGGAGTTGCCGGATAGCATTCGCAACGGCCAGCGGTTGACGGGCATGACGAGCGGGCAGAAATCGTTCCCAGTTGCACCGAGCGTGTATGGCTACCAGGAGCACGGCGAGAGCGGGATGATGCTGAGCGAGATTCTGCCGCACCTCGGCGGGGTTTCGGACGAAATTTGCTTGGTGCGGTCGATGTTTACAGACGCGATCAACCACGATCCGGCGGTGACGTTTATGCAGTCGGGCAGTCAGATTGCGGGGCGACCGAGCATCGGCGCGTGGCTGAGCTACGGCTTGGGCACGATGAACAACAACCTCCCGACGTACGTGGTTTTGACGAGCGTGGGAAGTGGACGAAAGGACGACCAGCCTCTGTACGACCGACTTTGGGGCTCGGGCTTTTTGCCGACTCAGCACCAGGGCGTGAAGTTCCGCAACACGGGCGATCCGGTGCTGTTCCTTTCGGACCCGCACGGAATCGATCCCGAGATGCGGCGCGAAATGCTGGACGAACTGCGCGGCATCAACGAGATGAAGAAGACGGTGGTGGGCGACCCTGAAATCGATACGCGCATCTCGCAGTATGAGCTGGCGTTCCGAATGCAGACGTCGGTGCCGGACCTACTGGATATTTCGAAAGAGCCGTCGAACATCTTGGAGATGTACGGGCCGGAAGTGCGGCGAAAGGGATCGTACGCCTACAACTGCCTTCTGGCGCGGCGTCTGGCCGAGCGTGGGGTTCGGTTTGTGCAGTTGTTCCACATGGGTTGGGACCAGCACTTCAACCTTCCGAAGGCGATCAAGCTGCAGGCGGAGGATATCGATCAGCCGTCGGCGGCGCTGTTGCAAGATTTGAAGCAACGCGGCATGCTGGACGACACGCTGGTCGTGTGGGGCGGCGAGTTCGGACGAACGGTTTACTCGCAGGGCACGCTGAAGCCGGACGACTATGGCCGAGACCACCACCCGCGATGCTTCTCGGTTTGGATGGCAGGCGGCGGCGTGAAGCCGGGTCTGACGTACGGCAAGACGGACGATTATTCGTACAACATCGTGGAGAATCCCGTGAGCGTGCACGACCTTCATGCGACGATGCTTCATTTGCTGGGCATCGACCATGAGCAGTTGACGTATCGGTATCAGGGGCGAGATTTCCGGTTGACGGACGTCTTTGGTACGGTTGTCGACGATCTGTTGAAGTAA
- a CDS encoding DUF4190 domain-containing protein, whose product MNDDQTPIEDGGVVVPPVMPPVQQTAAYPRPQAAPADPNHDPMRFVIPVNPSGLAVAAGYLGLFAVTCVFAPIALVVGLLALRDLKNHPQKTGKGRAIFGLVMGIIGTVTLIVIGVLSIVQK is encoded by the coding sequence ATGAACGACGATCAAACACCAATCGAAGACGGCGGGGTCGTGGTCCCGCCGGTGATGCCTCCGGTTCAACAGACGGCGGCCTACCCTCGGCCCCAGGCGGCCCCGGCCGATCCGAATCATGATCCCATGCGGTTCGTGATTCCCGTCAATCCATCGGGTTTGGCGGTGGCGGCAGGGTACCTGGGCTTGTTTGCGGTTACCTGCGTTTTTGCGCCGATCGCGCTGGTGGTCGGTTTGTTGGCGCTTCGCGACCTGAAGAATCACCCCCAGAAGACGGGTAAAGGGCGGGCGATTTTCGGGCTGGTGATGGGCATCATCGGGACCGTAACTTTGATCGTTATCGGGGTTTTGTCCATCGTTCAGAAGTAG
- a CDS encoding DUF1553 domain-containing protein has protein sequence MLGSRLIQLLGLTLGVGGFGAGLLTSPAPQAKPQEKVDFSRDILPILSDRCFKCHGPDTATRMANMRLDTAEGAFENRNGKFPVVPGKPEHSMLVERINDKDDPMPPQDSGKTLSKAEIDLLTRWIREGAVYRKRWSFEPLPAQVPVPKVSGNWPKNDIDRFILARLNQEKISPSPEAPRSRWLRRVTLDLNGLPPTEADIDAFIQDKSPDAYEKVVDRLLASPHFGERIAVDWLDAARYSDSYGYQSDLIMPSWPYRDWVIKSFNNNLPYDQFLTDQIAGDLLPNATRDDRLATAFNRLHRQSNEGGSIPLEFKTEYASDRVNTFGTAVLGLTLGCAKCHDHKFDPISQKEYYQLFAYFNNIDEYGLLLSSEIVPTPSLLLPTKEQEARRAELETARDQAQHNLEQVAEQAKPRFDKWLNAKPTDVAMGDYACAFWLDEKVGGKFKNEISNDVTCDLIGSPETVPGKNGTALKFDGDNGIIIRKLKSLERWDPFTWSFWVKDPRDVKGPAVLLHRTGGTDVGFCGFDLLLEDGYLTARVMRQWPGNAVAIKTTQPIAANQWTNIAWSYDGLSHAAGLKLYIDGKEAPTTVLNDKIWKTIHAYGDLGPSGGDWSFGQRFREAGFKGGEIDQIAYAERCLTPIEVEQIYSKFGVIRCLMDPDNHRPELLQYYLGAIDPEYRAALALRLQADKAIAEFENGIQEISVMEESNHNVPAYLLARGQYDAPRNAQTLVHRGTPKMLPALDPTGKNDRLALAKWVTRPNNPLTARVAVNRLWQMMFGTGIVETSENFGVQGSPPTHPELLDYLAKKFIDSKWNVKAILKTIALSATYREDSIHDAKLQKIDPDNKLYARGPSQRLSAEMVRDTALSASGLLNDKLGGPPVNPYQPAGLWTENNTMTPAFVQSKGADLYRRSIYSTWKRTTPVPSMLVFDATAREACIVRRPVTSTPLQALVLLNDVQFVEPARVLAERAIESNPSRPNQIQDMFMRLAGRHATDQEAKILSTIYDEQHKLFADKQQDATKLIHMGDSKPNDKLDPLDLASMTVVAQAILNSDSVIWKR, from the coding sequence ATGCTTGGTTCGAGGTTGATCCAACTGCTCGGTCTGACGCTCGGCGTCGGAGGGTTCGGAGCCGGACTCCTCACGAGCCCTGCGCCCCAAGCCAAGCCCCAAGAGAAGGTCGATTTCTCCCGCGACATCCTTCCCATCCTCTCCGACCGGTGCTTTAAATGCCACGGACCGGACACCGCCACCCGAATGGCCAACATGCGCCTCGATACCGCCGAGGGCGCGTTCGAAAACCGCAACGGCAAGTTTCCCGTCGTGCCCGGCAAGCCCGAACACAGCATGCTCGTCGAGCGCATCAACGACAAGGACGACCCGATGCCCCCACAGGACAGCGGTAAAACGCTATCCAAAGCCGAAATCGACCTTCTCACCCGTTGGATTCGCGAAGGGGCCGTCTACCGCAAGCGCTGGTCGTTCGAGCCGCTTCCCGCCCAAGTTCCCGTACCCAAAGTCAGCGGAAACTGGCCCAAGAACGACATTGATCGCTTCATCCTGGCCCGGCTAAACCAAGAAAAGATCTCGCCCAGCCCCGAAGCCCCTCGGTCCCGCTGGCTCCGCCGTGTTACGCTCGACCTCAACGGCCTGCCGCCGACCGAAGCCGACATCGACGCCTTCATCCAAGACAAATCCCCGGACGCCTACGAAAAGGTCGTCGACCGCCTCCTCGCCAGCCCTCATTTCGGCGAGCGCATCGCCGTCGATTGGCTCGACGCCGCCCGCTACTCCGACAGCTACGGCTACCAATCCGACCTCATCATGCCGTCTTGGCCCTACCGCGACTGGGTCATCAAATCCTTCAATAACAACCTGCCGTACGACCAATTCCTCACCGACCAAATCGCGGGCGATCTCCTACCCAACGCCACTCGCGACGACCGGCTCGCCACCGCCTTCAACCGCCTTCACCGTCAATCGAACGAGGGCGGCTCGATCCCCCTCGAATTCAAAACTGAATACGCCTCCGACCGCGTCAACACCTTCGGAACCGCCGTGCTGGGCCTCACCCTCGGGTGCGCCAAATGCCACGACCACAAGTTCGACCCCATCTCCCAAAAGGAGTACTACCAACTCTTCGCCTATTTCAACAACATCGACGAGTACGGTCTGCTCCTCAGCTCCGAAATCGTCCCCACCCCGTCGCTCTTGCTTCCCACCAAGGAACAGGAAGCCCGTCGCGCCGAACTCGAAACCGCTCGCGATCAGGCTCAACACAACCTCGAACAGGTCGCCGAGCAAGCGAAACCGAGGTTCGATAAGTGGCTAAACGCCAAGCCCACCGACGTCGCCATGGGCGACTATGCCTGCGCGTTTTGGCTCGACGAAAAAGTCGGCGGCAAGTTCAAAAACGAAATCAGCAACGACGTCACCTGCGACCTGATCGGATCGCCCGAAACCGTCCCCGGCAAGAACGGCACCGCCCTCAAGTTCGACGGCGACAACGGAATCATCATCCGAAAGCTCAAATCGCTCGAACGCTGGGACCCCTTCACCTGGTCTTTCTGGGTCAAGGACCCGCGCGATGTCAAAGGCCCCGCCGTCCTTCTGCACCGCACCGGCGGAACCGATGTCGGCTTTTGCGGATTCGATCTGCTTCTCGAAGACGGCTATCTCACCGCCCGCGTCATGCGCCAATGGCCCGGCAATGCCGTCGCGATCAAGACGACTCAACCCATCGCCGCCAACCAGTGGACGAACATTGCGTGGAGCTACGACGGCCTTAGCCACGCCGCCGGGCTCAAGCTGTACATCGACGGAAAAGAGGCGCCTACGACCGTCCTCAACGACAAAATTTGGAAAACCATCCACGCCTACGGCGACCTCGGGCCGAGCGGCGGCGACTGGTCATTTGGCCAACGCTTCCGCGAGGCCGGCTTCAAAGGCGGTGAAATCGACCAAATCGCCTACGCTGAACGGTGCCTCACGCCCATCGAGGTCGAGCAGATTTACAGCAAGTTCGGCGTCATCCGGTGCCTGATGGACCCGGACAACCACCGTCCTGAACTCCTCCAATACTATCTCGGTGCCATCGATCCCGAGTATCGCGCCGCCCTCGCCCTTCGTCTCCAGGCTGACAAAGCGATCGCGGAGTTCGAAAACGGCATCCAGGAAATCTCCGTCATGGAGGAGTCCAACCACAATGTCCCCGCCTACCTCCTCGCCCGCGGTCAATACGACGCTCCCCGCAACGCGCAAACGCTGGTCCATCGCGGCACGCCGAAAATGCTTCCGGCCCTCGATCCGACCGGCAAGAATGACCGCCTCGCCCTCGCAAAATGGGTAACTCGGCCCAACAATCCGCTCACCGCTCGCGTCGCCGTCAACCGTCTCTGGCAGATGATGTTCGGTACCGGAATTGTCGAGACTAGCGAGAACTTCGGCGTCCAAGGCTCCCCGCCGACCCATCCCGAACTCCTCGATTACCTCGCCAAGAAGTTCATCGACTCGAAGTGGAACGTCAAAGCGATCCTCAAGACCATCGCCCTTTCCGCCACCTATCGCGAAGACTCCATCCACGACGCCAAACTGCAAAAAATCGATCCCGACAACAAGCTCTACGCTCGGGGGCCGAGCCAGCGGCTCTCCGCCGAGATGGTTCGCGACACCGCCCTTTCCGCCTCCGGCCTCCTCAACGATAAGCTCGGTGGCCCACCTGTCAATCCCTACCAGCCCGCCGGTCTCTGGACCGAGAACAACACGATGACCCCCGCCTTCGTCCAAAGCAAAGGCGCGGACCTCTACCGGCGAAGCATCTACTCGACCTGGAAGCGAACCACGCCGGTGCCCAGCATGCTCGTCTTCGATGCCACCGCTCGCGAAGCCTGTATCGTCCGTCGCCCCGTCACCAGTACGCCGCTCCAAGCTCTGGTTCTTCTCAACGACGTCCAATTCGTCGAGCCCGCCCGGGTCCTCGCCGAACGTGCAATCGAGTCAAATCCCTCGCGACCCAATCAAATCCAGGACATGTTTATGCGCCTCGCCGGACGCCACGCCACCGACCAAGAAGCGAAGATTCTCTCGACCATCTACGACGAACAGCACAAGCTCTTCGCCGACAAGCAACAGGATGCGACCAAGCTTATCCACATGGGCGATTCTAAGCCCAACGACAAACTTGACCCCTTGGACCTTGCATCAATGACCGTCGTCGCCCAGGCGATCCTCAACTCCGATTCAGTGATCTGGAAACGCTAA
- a CDS encoding response regulator: protein MNKPIRLLIAEDDSLLRRTLVELLSFDQEFTVVAHVPNGAMALAEIDSARPDVVLTDIEMPKMDGIEATRTIKENHPDLAVVILTKFGDDDSLFRAIRAGASGYVLKDSPIEEIKQAIREANDGESHLNPFLVARVLKEFSRLGERAKERKELFAELSRREMEVLEMLGKGLKNREIADQLFVSEKTVKTHVGAVLKKLHVNDRTEAALLAQKHGIGDE, encoded by the coding sequence GTGAATAAGCCCATCCGACTCCTCATCGCCGAAGACGACAGTCTTCTCCGCCGCACCCTCGTCGAGCTTCTTAGCTTCGACCAGGAGTTCACCGTCGTCGCCCATGTACCCAACGGCGCGATGGCTCTCGCCGAAATCGACTCCGCCCGCCCTGACGTCGTCCTCACCGACATCGAAATGCCCAAGATGGACGGCATCGAGGCCACCCGTACCATCAAGGAAAACCATCCCGACCTCGCGGTCGTGATCCTCACCAAGTTTGGCGACGATGACAGCCTCTTTCGCGCCATCCGTGCCGGGGCCAGCGGCTACGTCCTCAAGGACAGCCCCATCGAAGAAATCAAGCAGGCGATCCGCGAAGCCAACGACGGCGAAAGCCACCTCAACCCGTTCCTCGTCGCCCGGGTCCTCAAGGAATTCTCCCGCCTCGGCGAGCGTGCAAAGGAGCGAAAAGAACTCTTCGCCGAACTCAGCCGCCGCGAAATGGAAGTCCTCGAAATGCTCGGCAAGGGCCTCAAGAACCGCGAAATCGCCGACCAACTCTTCGTCTCCGAAAAAACCGTCAAGACCCACGTTGGCGCTGTGCTCAAAAAGCTCCACGTCAACGACCGAACCGAAGCCGCCCTCCTCGCCCAAAAACACGGCATCGGCGACGAATAA
- a CDS encoding sigma-70 family RNA polymerase sigma factor encodes MDDLTLAQRIHERDAEALDLLVERHHSALFRFLGQLTRDHDDAEDLTQQSLMRAIVGAHRFDGRASFRAWLLGIAFHEFTRFRRRRVWLPMLAEFASRSRAIEAVDEAEALRTALAKLKPESRAIFLMHHVEELSVREISMTLRVAEGTVKSRLHAAREQLRTYLGEGERTYVPETC; translated from the coding sequence TTGGACGATCTTACTCTTGCCCAACGGATTCATGAGCGCGACGCGGAGGCATTGGACCTCTTGGTTGAGCGGCATCACTCGGCGTTGTTTCGGTTTTTGGGTCAGTTGACTCGGGATCACGACGACGCAGAGGACCTGACTCAGCAGAGCTTGATGCGGGCGATTGTCGGCGCGCATCGCTTTGATGGACGGGCCAGCTTTCGGGCGTGGCTTTTGGGCATCGCCTTTCATGAATTCACGCGGTTTCGACGTCGCCGAGTGTGGCTGCCGATGCTGGCAGAGTTTGCGTCGCGGTCTCGAGCGATCGAGGCGGTCGATGAGGCCGAGGCGCTGCGAACGGCTTTAGCGAAGTTGAAGCCGGAGTCGCGGGCGATCTTTCTGATGCACCACGTGGAGGAGCTTTCGGTGCGGGAAATATCGATGACTTTGCGGGTGGCGGAAGGCACGGTGAAGAGCCGACTGCACGCGGCGCGGGAGCAACTGCGGACCTATCTTGGCGAAGGAGAACGAACTTATGTCCCCGAAACTTGTTGA
- a CDS encoding AAA family ATPase: MQTLIIVTGHSGAGKTHLSHQIARRFGLMCVNKDDIKETIGDEFHASNREESRRIGRASYYVMDRLMDRALAARLSLVVESNFPADFYTDKVNALRAKYGFQTLQILCWADPVVLLQRIAGRVDRGERHAVHVAEPVEDSGPYLRYLADGKLKPLDIGGELIEFDTTDFGTADIEPVCTRVRLLLEG; encoded by the coding sequence ATGCAGACCTTGATCATCGTGACTGGCCACTCCGGAGCGGGGAAAACGCATTTGAGCCATCAGATTGCGCGGCGCTTCGGCTTGATGTGCGTGAATAAGGACGACATCAAGGAGACGATCGGGGACGAGTTTCATGCCTCGAACCGCGAGGAGTCGCGGCGGATCGGGCGGGCGTCTTATTACGTGATGGACCGGCTAATGGATCGGGCTTTGGCGGCACGCTTGAGTTTGGTCGTGGAGAGCAACTTCCCGGCGGATTTCTATACTGACAAGGTGAACGCGCTTCGGGCGAAGTACGGGTTTCAGACGCTCCAGATTTTGTGTTGGGCCGACCCGGTGGTCCTGCTCCAGCGGATCGCAGGTCGAGTGGATCGAGGTGAGCGACATGCGGTGCATGTGGCGGAGCCAGTGGAAGACAGTGGGCCGTATCTGCGGTACTTGGCAGATGGAAAATTGAAGCCGCTGGACATTGGCGGAGAACTGATCGAGTTCGACACGACCGACTTTGGA